From a region of the Williamsia phyllosphaerae genome:
- a CDS encoding cystathionine beta-synthase, producing the protein MRIANHVVDLVGGTPLVRLNSVVTPGSGLVAAKVEYLNPGGSSKDRIAVKMVDAAEASGELKPGGTIVEPTSGNTGVGLALVAQQRGYHCVFVCPDKVGEDKRNVLKAYGAEVVVCPTAVAPEDPGSYYSVSDRLVREIEGAWKPNQYANPAGPQSHYETTGPEVWADTDGKVTHFVAGVGTGGTITGTGRYLKEMSDGRVKIIGADPEGSVYSGGTGRPYLVEGVGEDFWPTAYDPSIPDEIIAVSDADSFDMTRRLAREEGLLVGGSCGMAMVAALKVAEREGPDAIVVVLLPDGGRGYMGKIFNDKWMSSYGFLRTPLDGKDKGDPSVGDVLRGKSGSLPDFVHTHPSETLRDAIEILREFEVSQMPVVGAEPPIMAGEVAGAVTERELLSAVFEGRASLADPVSSFMGEPFPLIGSGEPVSAATKALSESDALMVVEDGKPIGVITRHDLLAFVSSAPKIGASS; encoded by the coding sequence ATGCGCATCGCAAATCACGTCGTGGACCTCGTCGGCGGCACCCCGCTGGTCCGTCTGAACTCGGTTGTCACCCCGGGTTCGGGTCTGGTCGCCGCCAAGGTCGAGTACCTCAATCCGGGCGGGTCGTCGAAAGACCGCATCGCCGTCAAGATGGTCGATGCGGCCGAGGCCTCCGGTGAACTGAAGCCCGGCGGCACCATCGTCGAACCGACCTCCGGCAACACCGGTGTGGGATTGGCCCTGGTCGCCCAGCAGCGCGGATACCACTGCGTGTTCGTGTGCCCCGACAAGGTCGGCGAGGACAAGCGCAACGTGCTCAAGGCGTACGGCGCCGAGGTCGTGGTGTGCCCCACCGCGGTGGCCCCGGAGGACCCGGGCAGCTACTACAGCGTCTCCGACCGGTTGGTCCGCGAGATCGAGGGTGCGTGGAAGCCCAACCAGTACGCGAACCCGGCCGGCCCGCAGAGCCACTACGAGACCACCGGCCCCGAGGTCTGGGCCGACACCGACGGCAAGGTGACGCATTTCGTCGCCGGCGTCGGCACCGGCGGCACCATCACCGGCACCGGTCGCTATCTCAAAGAGATGTCGGACGGTCGCGTGAAGATCATCGGCGCCGACCCCGAGGGTTCGGTGTACTCCGGTGGCACCGGCCGGCCCTACCTCGTCGAGGGTGTCGGTGAGGACTTCTGGCCCACCGCCTACGACCCGTCGATCCCGGACGAGATCATCGCCGTCTCCGACGCCGACTCCTTCGACATGACCCGCCGCCTCGCCCGCGAGGAGGGGCTGCTCGTCGGCGGATCCTGCGGCATGGCGATGGTGGCCGCGCTCAAGGTCGCCGAGCGGGAGGGCCCGGACGCGATCGTCGTCGTCCTGCTGCCCGACGGCGGGCGCGGCTACATGGGCAAGATCTTCAACGACAAATGGATGAGCAGTTACGGGTTCCTGCGCACCCCGCTCGACGGCAAGGACAAGGGCGATCCGTCGGTCGGTGACGTGCTGCGCGGCAAGTCCGGATCGCTTCCCGACTTCGTGCACACCCACCCGTCGGAGACGCTGCGCGACGCGATCGAGATCCTTCGTGAGTTCGAGGTGTCGCAGATGCCTGTCGTCGGGGCGGAACCGCCGATCATGGCCGGCGAGGTGGCCGGCGCGGTCACCGAGCGCGAACTGCTCAGCGCGGTCTTCGAGGGACGCGCGAGCCTCGCCGACCCGGTGTCGTCGTTCATGGGCGAACCCTTCCCGCTGATCGGCTCCGGCGAGCCGGTGTCGGCCGCGACGAAGGCGCTGTCGGAGTCCGACGCGCTGATGGTGGTCGAGGACGGCAAGCCCATCGGCGTCATCACCCGACACGACCTCCTCGCATTCGTCAGTTCCGCACCCAAGATCGGAGCCTCGTCATGA
- a CDS encoding SGNH/GDSL hydrolase family protein: MPASRRRVVRDVTASIAATAGSAGAGWAAWNFLNGQARAARAVIPHRTDNAPNGDGIYLPDGSGPIRVTPRVTADLHMMVFGDSTAAGLGAESPDETPGVALTRMVVRETGRSVRLSTKAIVGATSRGLSGQVDAMLIAGRPPDVAVILIGANDITAVNAPSPAAKRVGSAVRRLVEVDAKVIVGTCPDLGVVTAIPQPLRSVLRQWGFRLAAAQTHEVRAAGGRPVPLADLLSPVFLASPDRMFSSDNYHPSAAGYQLAAETLLPEVLASMGEWGAGPLPDPPEVSEFAENNRLVVRMRRRLGIPVRLRRRRADATVGSDRSAGRSMA, encoded by the coding sequence GTGCCAGCATCCCGACGGCGAGTGGTCCGCGACGTGACCGCGTCCATCGCGGCCACCGCGGGCAGCGCCGGGGCCGGGTGGGCAGCATGGAATTTCCTCAACGGTCAGGCGCGCGCGGCACGCGCGGTCATCCCCCATCGCACCGACAACGCACCCAACGGTGACGGCATCTATCTCCCCGACGGCTCGGGCCCGATCCGCGTCACCCCGCGCGTGACCGCCGACCTCCACATGATGGTGTTCGGCGACTCCACCGCAGCCGGGCTCGGGGCGGAGTCGCCCGACGAGACCCCCGGCGTCGCCCTGACCCGGATGGTGGTGCGCGAGACCGGCCGGTCGGTGCGGTTGAGCACGAAGGCGATCGTCGGGGCCACCTCGCGCGGGTTGTCCGGCCAGGTCGACGCGATGCTGATCGCGGGCAGGCCGCCGGACGTCGCGGTCATCCTGATCGGCGCCAACGACATCACCGCGGTCAACGCGCCCTCGCCCGCGGCCAAGCGGGTCGGATCGGCGGTCCGTCGTCTCGTCGAGGTCGACGCGAAGGTGATCGTGGGTACCTGCCCGGATCTCGGCGTGGTGACAGCCATCCCGCAGCCGCTGCGCTCGGTGCTGCGACAGTGGGGCTTTCGGCTCGCCGCCGCCCAGACCCACGAGGTGCGGGCGGCCGGTGGGCGGCCGGTGCCGCTGGCCGACCTGTTGTCGCCGGTGTTCCTCGCGTCCCCCGACCGGATGTTCTCGTCGGACAACTACCACCCGTCGGCGGCGGGGTACCAACTCGCTGCGGAGACCCTGCTGCCCGAGGTACTCGCCTCGATGGGCGAATGGGGCGCGGGTCCACTCCCCGACCCGCCGGAGGTCTCGGAGTTCGCCGAGAACAACCGGCTCGTCGTCCGGATGCGAAGGCGACTGGGGATACCCGTCCGATTGCGCCGCCGACGTGCCGACGCGACGGTCGGGAGCGATCGATCTGCGGGTCGGAGCATGGCGTAA
- a CDS encoding acetyl-CoA C-acetyltransferase, whose translation MPEAVIVSTARSPIGRAVKGSLKDLRPDDLAAQMVQVALDKVPELDRADVEDIHLGIGQPGGGGGFNIARVVAVQLGLDHVPGVTVNRYCSSSLQTTRMALHAIRAGEGDVFISAGVESVSSYGTLGNSDGWPNSKNPIYADAQARTEKNSQGGAPVWTDPRAEGLIPDVYIPMGQTAENVASFMGISREDQDRWGVQSQNRAEAAINSGFFEREIDPVTLPDGTVVSTDDGPRAGTTYEKVSQLKPVFRPDGTITAGNACPLNDGAAALVIMSDTKAKELGLTPLARIVATAATGLSPEIMGLGPIEAIRKVLRLSGKTISDIDLVEINEAFAVQVLGSAAELGIDHDKLNVSGGAIALGHPFGMTGARITTTLINNLRTHDKTFGIESMCVGGGQGMAMVLERLS comes from the coding sequence ATGCCCGAAGCCGTCATCGTCTCCACCGCTCGATCCCCCATCGGACGCGCGGTCAAGGGATCGCTCAAGGACCTCCGACCCGACGATCTCGCCGCGCAGATGGTCCAGGTCGCTCTCGACAAGGTCCCCGAGCTCGATCGTGCGGACGTCGAGGACATCCACCTCGGCATCGGCCAGCCCGGCGGTGGCGGTGGCTTCAACATCGCGCGCGTCGTCGCGGTGCAGCTCGGCCTCGACCACGTGCCCGGCGTGACGGTCAACCGGTACTGCTCCTCCTCGCTGCAGACCACTCGCATGGCGCTGCACGCCATCCGGGCGGGCGAGGGTGATGTCTTCATCTCCGCGGGCGTGGAGAGCGTGTCGAGCTACGGCACCCTGGGCAACTCCGACGGGTGGCCCAACAGCAAGAACCCGATCTACGCCGACGCGCAGGCCCGCACCGAGAAGAACTCGCAGGGTGGCGCCCCGGTCTGGACCGATCCGCGTGCGGAGGGGCTGATCCCCGACGTCTACATCCCGATGGGTCAGACCGCGGAGAACGTCGCGAGCTTCATGGGCATCTCGCGTGAGGACCAGGACCGCTGGGGCGTGCAGAGCCAGAACCGCGCCGAGGCCGCCATCAACTCGGGCTTCTTCGAGCGCGAGATCGATCCGGTCACGCTGCCCGACGGCACCGTCGTGTCCACCGACGACGGCCCCCGCGCGGGCACCACCTACGAGAAGGTGTCGCAGCTCAAGCCGGTGTTCCGTCCGGACGGCACGATCACCGCGGGCAACGCCTGCCCGCTCAACGACGGCGCCGCCGCGCTGGTCATCATGAGCGACACCAAGGCCAAGGAACTCGGCCTCACGCCGCTCGCGCGCATCGTCGCCACCGCGGCCACCGGGTTGTCGCCGGAGATCATGGGGCTCGGTCCGATCGAGGCGATCCGCAAGGTGCTGCGCCTGTCGGGCAAGACCATCTCCGACATCGACCTCGTCGAGATCAACGAGGCGTTCGCGGTGCAGGTGCTGGGTTCGGCCGCCGAGTTGGGCATCGACCACGACAAGCTCAACGTCTCCGGCGGCGCGATCGCGCTGGGTCACCCCTTTGGCATGACCGGCGCCCGCATCACCACCACGCTGATCAACAACCTGCGCACCCACGACAAGACCTTCGGCATCGAGTCGATGTGTGTCGGTGGCGGACAGGGTATGGCGATGGTGCTCGAGCGCCTCAGCTGA
- a CDS encoding MDR family MFS transporter, producing the protein MTTTRTDATDRLAREHVLVIGLLLVATFVVILNETVMSVAIPVLQSELGVPPSVGQWLTTVFMLTMAVVIPLTGFLIQRIGTRPLFVTAMSSFTAGTVLAFVAPGFEVLLVARVIQAVGTAIMLPLLMTTVMTLVPENRRGVMMGNISVVIAVAPALGPTLSGLVLDHLGWRWIFGVMIPIAGAALVVGAVCVRSVSPTVSVPIDVVSVPMAVLGFGGLVYGLVGIGEAADHGSAVPVWIPFTVGVIGLCAFVSRQLLLQRTDRALLDLRVFASFQFSLAIAAMVVAMSTMMGTFIVVPYFAQAVLGFSPLATGLLTLPGGLLMSIAGPVVGRIYDRRGPRVLVMPGALLITAGVWLLTTVDTTTSAWLLTGANMTLCLGLAATFTPLMTSALGSVAPARYSHASAALGTFQQVAGAAGTALFITVMTVVAADGRASGEADAQAITDGVRTVFTVAGVLGLVLIVIVAFVRAPKSSVHPEHTNAAETFTAETLPDGTSPAPTISVQGSSDELTRLS; encoded by the coding sequence ATGACCACCACGCGCACCGACGCGACCGACCGGCTGGCGCGTGAGCACGTGCTCGTGATCGGTCTGCTGCTGGTCGCGACCTTCGTCGTGATCCTCAACGAGACGGTGATGAGCGTCGCGATCCCGGTGCTCCAGTCCGAACTCGGCGTCCCACCCAGCGTCGGTCAGTGGCTCACGACCGTGTTCATGCTGACGATGGCCGTCGTGATCCCGCTGACCGGTTTCCTGATCCAGCGGATCGGCACCCGACCGTTGTTCGTCACGGCGATGTCGTCGTTCACCGCGGGCACAGTCCTCGCATTCGTCGCACCCGGTTTCGAGGTGCTGCTCGTCGCTCGGGTCATCCAGGCGGTGGGCACGGCGATCATGTTGCCGCTGCTGATGACCACGGTCATGACGCTCGTGCCGGAGAACCGCCGGGGCGTGATGATGGGCAACATCTCCGTGGTCATCGCGGTGGCGCCTGCGCTGGGCCCCACGCTGTCGGGGTTGGTTCTCGACCACCTGGGGTGGCGGTGGATCTTCGGCGTGATGATCCCCATCGCCGGGGCCGCTCTCGTCGTCGGCGCGGTCTGCGTGCGGTCGGTGTCGCCGACGGTGAGCGTCCCGATCGACGTCGTTTCGGTGCCGATGGCGGTCCTCGGGTTCGGCGGTCTGGTCTATGGACTGGTCGGGATCGGTGAGGCCGCCGATCACGGATCGGCGGTACCCGTGTGGATCCCGTTCACGGTCGGCGTGATCGGACTGTGCGCCTTCGTTTCCCGGCAGCTACTGCTGCAACGGACCGACCGCGCGCTGCTCGATCTCCGCGTGTTCGCGTCGTTCCAGTTCTCGCTGGCGATCGCGGCCATGGTCGTCGCGATGTCCACCATGATGGGCACGTTCATCGTGGTGCCGTATTTCGCCCAGGCCGTCCTCGGGTTCAGCCCGCTGGCGACGGGTCTGCTGACCCTGCCCGGTGGTCTGCTGATGAGCATCGCGGGACCGGTGGTCGGACGCATCTACGATCGGCGCGGACCACGAGTCCTTGTCATGCCCGGTGCGTTGTTGATCACCGCCGGGGTGTGGTTGCTCACCACCGTCGACACGACGACGTCGGCCTGGCTGCTGACCGGCGCCAACATGACCCTGTGCCTCGGGCTGGCGGCGACCTTCACCCCGCTCATGACATCAGCGCTGGGATCGGTTGCGCCGGCGCGTTACTCGCACGCATCGGCCGCGCTCGGGACGTTCCAGCAGGTGGCCGGTGCCGCCGGTACGGCGCTGTTCATCACCGTGATGACCGTGGTCGCGGCCGACGGCCGGGCCTCGGGCGAGGCCGACGCACAGGCGATCACCGACGGTGTCCGGACCGTGTTCACCGTGGCCGGCGTCCTCGGTCTGGTGTTGATCGTGATCGTCGCGTTCGTTCGGGCGCCGAAGTCGTCGGTCCACCCCGAGCACACGAACGCCGCCGAGACGTTTACTGCCGAGACGCTCCCCGACGGGACGAGCCCCGCACCCACGATCTCGGTGCAGGGCTCGTCGGACGAGTTGACGCGACTCAGCTGA
- a CDS encoding Bax inhibitor-1/YccA family protein, with protein sequence MRESSNPVMRGVLRDNQKNGGYAGFGSGMAGAGQGAVMGQQLGQPQQTDPYARPGQPVGARSMTIDDVVTKTASTLGVLIVTALISYFLIHQNEGLAMPLLLVGGLGGFVLVMIATFGRKQDNPAIVLSYAALEGLFVGAISFVFANYVVVGVSAGMLIGQAVLGTFGVFGGMLIVYKTGAIRVTPRFTRMLFAGLVGVIVLILANLVVGFFNGGEGLGLRSGGPIAIIFSLVCIGLAAFCFLIDFDSADRLIRAGAPAKAAWGIALGLTVTLVWLYVEILRLLSYFNSD encoded by the coding sequence GTGCGAGAAAGTAGCAATCCGGTCATGCGGGGTGTTCTCCGCGACAACCAGAAGAATGGTGGTTACGCCGGGTTCGGGAGCGGGATGGCCGGGGCCGGCCAGGGCGCCGTGATGGGCCAGCAGCTGGGCCAGCCGCAGCAGACCGACCCGTACGCCCGCCCGGGACAACCGGTCGGCGCGCGGTCGATGACCATCGACGACGTCGTCACCAAGACCGCGTCGACACTCGGCGTCCTGATCGTCACCGCCCTCATCTCCTACTTCCTGATCCACCAGAACGAGGGCCTGGCGATGCCGCTGCTGCTCGTCGGCGGCCTCGGTGGATTCGTCCTCGTGATGATCGCGACCTTCGGTCGCAAGCAGGACAACCCGGCGATCGTGCTGTCGTACGCGGCGCTCGAGGGGCTCTTCGTCGGAGCGATCTCGTTCGTCTTCGCGAACTACGTCGTCGTCGGTGTGAGTGCCGGGATGCTCATCGGACAGGCCGTACTGGGCACGTTCGGTGTGTTCGGCGGCATGCTGATCGTCTACAAGACGGGCGCCATCCGAGTCACCCCGCGCTTCACCCGCATGCTGTTCGCCGGTCTCGTGGGCGTCATCGTGCTCATCCTGGCCAACCTGGTCGTCGGGTTCTTCAACGGCGGTGAGGGTCTGGGCCTGCGCAGCGGTGGTCCGATCGCGATCATCTTCTCGCTCGTCTGCATCGGTCTGGCCGCGTTCTGCTTCCTGATCGACTTCGACTCGGCGGACCGTCTCATCCGCGCGGGCGCGCCGGCCAAGGCCGCCTGGGGCATCGCCCTCGGCCTCACCGTGACCCTGGTCTGGCTCTACGTCGAGATCCTGCGACTGCTGAGCTACTTCAACTCCGACTAG
- a CDS encoding TetR/AcrR family transcriptional regulator, whose translation MSRSTRESIVTATAELMRRQGYAAVSIKQIVAGSGAPIGSIYHHFPGGKSQIARAALVDSGAAYAQLVPTLMEGYDDLGDAIAHAFDAAATTMESIGFANMCPVSTVAGEVADSDESLRVAAAEIFESWVSGAAEFCARRGVEADVAREVAISVICALEGAFVMARTLRSTEPLLAAGATVAHRYRGVRLTEGPAVAAAMVKSR comes from the coding sequence ATGTCGAGATCCACGCGGGAGTCGATCGTGACCGCGACCGCGGAACTGATGCGCCGTCAGGGGTACGCCGCGGTGAGCATCAAACAGATCGTCGCCGGATCCGGGGCGCCGATCGGCTCCATCTATCACCACTTCCCGGGCGGCAAGTCGCAGATCGCCCGTGCCGCACTGGTCGACTCCGGAGCGGCCTACGCGCAGTTGGTCCCGACCCTGATGGAGGGGTACGACGACCTCGGCGACGCCATTGCCCACGCCTTCGACGCCGCCGCGACCACCATGGAGTCGATCGGCTTCGCCAACATGTGTCCGGTCTCCACCGTGGCGGGCGAGGTGGCCGATTCCGATGAATCGCTGCGAGTCGCCGCGGCGGAGATCTTCGAGTCCTGGGTGAGCGGGGCGGCGGAGTTCTGCGCACGTCGGGGCGTCGAGGCCGACGTCGCCCGCGAGGTGGCCATCTCGGTGATCTGCGCCCTCGAGGGCGCATTCGTCATGGCCCGCACCCTGCGCAGCACCGAACCCCTGCTCGCCGCGGGGGCCACGGTCGCGCACCGCTACCGCGGCGTGCGACTGACCGAGGGCCCGGCGGTCGCTGCGGCAATGGTCAAGAGTAGGTAA
- a CDS encoding alpha/beta fold hydrolase — protein MELANRERRSVELSAGLLEYAEAGDPHGPPVVLLHGLFMNDAQWDLVLPRLPESCRYVMPVLPLGGHRVPMSPDADLTLAAMVDLLAEFLDTLELSDVTLVVTDWGGPLFLPARGRDDRIGRMIVLPCEAYDNFPPGLAGKMVALAVHTPGGMRFAAWQLRIPFLRRMRPLMGDMAIRDIPQDIVERWTDGALASAGVRSDVRRYASTRFDKQALIADTGRLSGFDRPVLIIWAPQNRMMPPEHGPALAELLPNARLVEIEDSYVLTMLDRPDRTAEVMSEFLRAELSLPA, from the coding sequence ATGGAACTCGCGAACAGGGAGCGCCGGTCGGTGGAGTTGAGCGCAGGGCTCCTCGAGTACGCCGAGGCGGGCGATCCACACGGTCCGCCGGTCGTCCTGCTGCACGGTCTGTTCATGAACGACGCGCAGTGGGATCTGGTTCTCCCCCGGTTGCCGGAGTCGTGCCGGTACGTGATGCCCGTGCTGCCGTTGGGCGGTCACCGGGTACCGATGTCCCCCGATGCCGACCTGACGCTCGCAGCAATGGTCGACCTGCTGGCCGAATTCCTCGACACGCTCGAACTGTCGGACGTGACCTTGGTGGTCACCGACTGGGGCGGACCGCTGTTCCTTCCCGCACGCGGACGCGATGACCGGATCGGGCGGATGATCGTCCTGCCGTGCGAGGCGTACGACAACTTCCCACCGGGGCTGGCCGGGAAGATGGTCGCGCTGGCCGTGCACACGCCGGGCGGCATGCGGTTCGCCGCCTGGCAGCTGCGCATCCCGTTCCTCCGACGCATGCGACCACTCATGGGCGACATGGCGATACGCGACATCCCACAGGACATCGTCGAACGGTGGACGGACGGCGCACTGGCGTCGGCGGGCGTGCGCTCCGACGTCCGGCGGTACGCGTCGACCCGCTTCGACAAGCAGGCGTTGATCGCCGACACCGGGAGGCTGTCCGGATTCGACCGGCCGGTACTGATCATCTGGGCACCGCAGAACCGGATGATGCCGCCCGAGCACGGTCCTGCGCTGGCCGAACTGCTACCGAACGCCCGGCTCGTCGAGATCGAGGACTCCTACGTCCTGACGATGCTCGACCGGCCGGACCGCACCGCCGAGGTGATGTCGGAGTTCCTCCGCGCCGAACTGTCGCTGCCCGCCTGA
- a CDS encoding MMPL family transporter translates to MLSRLTKGVIAAPRRVLLVTLAIVIVCGALGFGVGSALSAGGYSDPTSESARAGAQLGDTFNRGGLQVVIALRLPTTGDISQDPTALGVAKQITDTLETETFVQQPVLSLWRNSDLAPALQSADQTTGLIVFTVSGGERDGALHAQAIDDEFAGVRSGITVTVGGEALVYQQINDQTSRDLAIAEAIAIPISFCLLIWVFGGLVAAAIPVVIGLIAIIGAAAILRMMTLFTDVSVFALNLATALGLALAIDYTLLIISRYREEQAAGRSRADALVRTVSTAGRTVLFSAATVGLSLCAMAIFPMYFLRSFAYAGIGVIIVAAAAALIVTPAILFALGDRVDALDVRRPIRRLLRKPPPAAIDPEDSAFYRSTKFVFRHHLVVGVSIIAFLLLLGAPFLGMKVGFPDERVLPTSASSYQIGSQLREDFPQNASVSITAVLPDVGGDAAANSAVAAYADTMSRIADVNGVTTAQAAFVDGQEFARGDPGASIDRAQFVTVATSLDPLSRAGSDQLDALRAVPTPGGTQVLFTGLAQQNRDNVDAIIDRLPLVLGLIAVTTFILLFLLSGSVLLPLKALVLNAFSLSATFGAMVWIFQDGHLGGLGTTVTGSLAATMPVLMFCIAFGLSMDYEVFLLSRIREEWLRTGQSTRADNEQAVAMGLARTGRVVTAAAVLMAIVFAGIIASQVSFMRMFGLGLMLAVLVDATLVRVLLVPAFMRLAGRANWWAPGPLRRFHDRFGLTESDGDDSDAAINPVIDPAPAVPGRASTRLR, encoded by the coding sequence ATGCTCTCCCGTCTGACCAAGGGTGTCATCGCCGCCCCGCGCCGTGTCCTGCTCGTCACGCTGGCGATCGTGATCGTCTGCGGTGCGCTGGGGTTCGGCGTCGGCTCAGCCCTCTCGGCCGGTGGCTACAGCGATCCGACATCGGAATCCGCTCGCGCCGGTGCGCAACTCGGCGACACGTTCAACCGCGGCGGTCTACAGGTCGTCATCGCGCTCCGCCTGCCGACGACCGGCGACATCTCCCAGGACCCGACGGCTCTCGGGGTCGCGAAACAGATCACCGACACTCTCGAGACCGAGACGTTCGTCCAGCAACCGGTGCTGTCGCTGTGGCGCAACTCCGATCTCGCGCCCGCGCTGCAGAGCGCCGATCAGACGACCGGACTGATCGTGTTCACGGTGTCGGGCGGCGAACGCGACGGGGCGCTGCACGCGCAGGCCATCGACGACGAGTTCGCCGGGGTCCGCTCCGGGATCACCGTGACCGTCGGCGGCGAGGCCCTGGTCTACCAGCAGATCAACGACCAGACGTCGCGCGACCTGGCCATCGCCGAGGCCATCGCGATCCCCATCAGCTTCTGCCTGCTGATCTGGGTCTTCGGCGGGCTCGTCGCGGCCGCGATCCCCGTGGTCATCGGCCTGATCGCCATCATCGGCGCCGCCGCGATCCTGCGGATGATGACGCTGTTCACCGACGTGTCGGTCTTCGCCCTGAACCTGGCCACCGCGCTCGGACTGGCCCTGGCCATCGACTACACCCTGCTGATCATCAGCCGTTATCGCGAGGAACAGGCGGCGGGGCGCAGTCGCGCGGACGCGTTGGTCCGCACGGTCAGCACCGCGGGACGGACGGTGCTGTTCTCGGCGGCCACGGTCGGCTTGTCGTTGTGCGCCATGGCGATCTTCCCGATGTATTTTCTTCGGTCGTTCGCCTACGCGGGCATCGGGGTGATCATCGTGGCGGCCGCCGCCGCACTCATCGTGACCCCGGCGATCCTGTTCGCGCTCGGTGACCGTGTCGACGCGCTCGACGTCCGCCGACCGATCCGTCGACTGCTGCGCAAGCCGCCGCCGGCGGCCATCGACCCGGAGGACTCCGCGTTCTACCGGTCGACGAAATTCGTGTTCCGACACCACCTGGTGGTCGGGGTGTCGATCATCGCCTTCCTCCTGCTGCTCGGTGCGCCGTTCCTCGGGATGAAGGTGGGGTTCCCCGACGAGCGGGTCCTGCCCACCTCGGCGTCGTCGTACCAGATCGGTTCGCAGCTGCGAGAGGACTTCCCGCAGAACGCCAGTGTGTCCATCACCGCCGTGCTCCCTGACGTCGGTGGCGACGCGGCAGCGAATTCCGCGGTGGCCGCCTACGCCGACACGATGTCGCGGATCGCCGACGTCAACGGCGTGACCACCGCGCAGGCGGCGTTCGTCGACGGACAGGAGTTCGCCCGCGGCGACCCGGGCGCCAGCATCGACCGAGCACAGTTCGTGACCGTCGCGACGTCCCTGGATCCGTTGTCGCGCGCGGGTTCCGACCAGCTCGACGCGTTGCGTGCGGTGCCGACGCCGGGCGGGACGCAGGTCCTGTTCACCGGGCTGGCGCAGCAGAACCGCGACAACGTCGACGCGATCATCGACCGACTCCCACTGGTGCTCGGGTTGATCGCCGTCACGACCTTCATCCTGCTGTTCCTGCTCAGCGGGAGTGTCCTGCTGCCTCTGAAGGCACTGGTGCTCAACGCGTTCTCGTTGAGCGCGACGTTCGGTGCGATGGTGTGGATCTTCCAGGACGGGCACCTGGGTGGGTTGGGCACCACGGTGACCGGCTCACTGGCCGCGACCATGCCGGTGCTGATGTTCTGTATCGCCTTCGGGCTGTCGATGGACTACGAGGTCTTCCTGCTCTCGCGGATCCGTGAGGAGTGGTTGCGCACGGGGCAGTCGACCCGCGCCGACAACGAGCAGGCGGTCGCCATGGGACTCGCGCGGACCGGTCGGGTGGTCACCGCCGCAGCGGTGCTGATGGCGATCGTGTTCGCGGGCATCATTGCCTCGCAGGTGTCGTTCATGCGCATGTTCGGACTCGGGCTGATGCTCGCCGTGCTCGTCGACGCCACGCTGGTGCGGGTGCTGCTGGTGCCGGCGTTCATGCGGCTGGCCGGTCGGGCCAACTGGTGGGCGCCCGGTCCGCTCCGCAGGTTCCACGATCGCTTCGGGCTGACCGAATCCGACGGCGACGATTCGGATGCCGCCATCAATCCCGTGATCGATCCAGCTCCTGCCGTACCCGGTCGTGCGTCCACCCGCCTGCGGTGA